In Oreochromis niloticus isolate F11D_XX linkage group LG12, O_niloticus_UMD_NMBU, whole genome shotgun sequence, the DNA window AGACTAAAATAAAGTTCTATATTCACTTCAGCTGTGGCTGAAGAACTGGGCTTACGTAAGCACGCGGCATAAAGACAGTGAGGAGTGTAGAAAATCATTAACACTGCAATCAAAGCTCTGATACAAACCTCTGATATTTGGTCCAATAAACACGGAGGTTAAACCGCTTGACTGCACCCGCTTTCACTTTTCATCTTTAAAGAAAGCTATAATGCCCACTAACAGTTACAAATGTAAACACAATTTCAATCCCAATGACAACATCTAAAGCCACCACATCAGTTCTGAGGACACAATATTAATGATATCTCTGGGacaaaaatattgaaaacactgaataaataTGCCCATCAGTGACAGTGCTGCCTAACTGTAATGTTTTTATGACACTGactgtggggttttttctgcTGTTAGTCATCTTTAGCCACAGTGAAGCAAACACATTTCAACTGTTTCCTCAAGAACGTTTAAAAGCAAGAATCGGGACACAGCGACTCATTTCCACTCGACTTGTGCACCACTTCTCCTGTTCCCACACTTAttaatttaccttttttttagatgtgtaaatatatattttccatAAGCAAGATCGAATGCATGTGCACGATTTATGAATTAATGTGGACCTCCCATAAGCTACTAACCTGCTAATAAAGAACcatagatatatatttttgcttAATTTTATATTCTTATAAACATTCCAGATAGAATAGTCAAAACCTAGCTCTTAAGCACATATATAAATTAAGGTTAATGATTTAAATTTTTAGTACGCATTAAAATTACTCCCTGTATGTGATGTGATAGTgggggtaaaaaaaacaaaaaacaaatctcacatctcacgtcaacagagggaaaaacagcacagcagcaacacaaaattccagctttacaaacatttaaaactagAACGTTTTATTACTTTTCTATAAAATCTcaacttttcagaaatatatacaaatgttCCCTTGTGCTATaaaacagcaaagaaaaaaaacagcgtgTACAAATAACTTTTCTCAGTACTGAGTGCTTGATTAATTTATGGCATGGATTTGCCTCACAATGGGGCAGTTCGGAAGGTCTCGAGCGCCTTTCAGCAGCTGCTCTCAGTCCAGTTTAAACATATATGGCACTGCATTGATTtccattaacaaaaaaaagcctCCAAACACACCAGTCATCTCTATGACTATTTGCCATTAATGTCTATGGGGTTCATCATGCATTGTCTGTAATCTGTCAACAACAGTACAAGTGTTGTTTTGGCTGTAATGAAAAACATCTATTGCACATTATTCAAGTAACCCCACTGCACATCCAAATGGTTTATTCCACTCTTTTTGTCTCTGGAACAataactttttttccctctaggATAAGTGAATCCAGGAGTAGCAGATTTTTCTCAAACAAAGGCAGCTCTTGTTGTGTGACATGGCTCAAGACTGAACAAAAACCCCATGTTGTATTACCTTCGATGCATattgcataaataaaacatgaagctTGATTCATTTGATGGCACTGATCATTAGAAGTCTTGTTTAGGGCTTTAAACGTATTTTGGGGGTTCGCACAAAGAGAGTCAGCTCATACACATGTTGGAGGGGGGCGCGTGGGCTCGTATTTAGTGTTGTGGCCTTTGAGAGATGGGTGAGGTTTAATGTAAGGCCTGCTGCTGGTGAACACACTGGCAGCCTTCCGCCTCGTCCTCTTCTTTATCTTCCTGCTGAACACGTTCTGCCATGACTGCAGTGTCTTTGAGGTCCAGATCCACATGCCGCTGGTGATGCCCACCACCAGCAGCATGAAGATCTTCACCATGAAGATCTCGACAGCGGGGATAGAAGCCTTCATGATGCAGTCGTCGGACTCTAGCCCGCTGCTGCTGCATTTCTGCTCCCCTGCGAGGATGCGCCAGTAGTCCATGTTGAGCCTCTCGTAGAAATAGCAGGCGATGACGCAGGTGGCCGGGACAGTGTAGAGGACAGAGAAGACGCCGATGCGAACCATCAGCTTCTCAAGCTTGTCTGTGTTCTCTCCCTCGGTTTTCATAATCTTGCGGATGTGGAAGAGTGCGACAAAGCCGGACAGCAGAAATGAAGTGCCGATAATGAGATAGCAGGAGAGAGGAATGAGCACAAAACCCGTGAGAGCTTTGACATCCATGCTGCCCACGTAGCAGACGCCCGTCAGCTCGTCTCCGGCCACCTTCCTCATCACCAGTATCATGATTGTCTTTATGGCAGGGATGGCCCACGCTGCCAGATGGAAGTAGCTGCTGTTTGCTTCGATGGCCTCGTGACCCCATTTCTTCCCAGCAGCCAAGAACCACGTGAGGGTCAGGATAACCCACCAGAGGGAGCTGGCCATGCCAAAATAATACAGAATGAGGAACACAATAGTGCAGCCTGTGCTCTCCAGACCCTCCTGGATAATATATTGGACCCCGTTGTCTCTGTCGCAGGCTATTCTGTCAGCTCCCACAAAGAGCCGAATGAGGTAGCCCACAGAGTAAACACAGTAGGACATGGAGAGGAAGATGATTGGTCTTTCGGGGTATTTGAAACGCTGTGGGTCAATGAGGAAAGTGAGCACTGTGAAGGCGCTTGAGACAAAGCACAGGATGGACCAGATGGCCATCCACACCAGAGAGAACTGCTTGTCTCCCTGACTCCAGTACACATCCACTTTTGGGTAGCATTTGGGGGCACAGGACTCACTCTTCTCCACAAAGTGGAACTTGCCTGGGTTGCTGCACATGTGCTTGCTGCCACTGTCTTTAGGGTGAAGGTCCTGCCCACTCAGAGGCCGCTGCAGCCTGAAATCCGGAGGCTGGGTGTGGGAGACTTTGGGAGGTTCGTCCGAGCCATTGTTGGGCGCCTCCATGCAGAGGTTGTTTGGGTCATTTTTGGTAGGCAGACGTGAGCAGTCCAGAGACTCCGGCCAGGGGAAGTTAAAATGTTCCAGGATGGGAGAACATTTCAGCTTGACCTGCTCACACATAACTCTACACGCTGGAAT includes these proteins:
- the fzd10 gene encoding frizzled-10 produces the protein MCSAVKVSLIYALVLLLLSSRGSAISSIDPDWSGEGRCQHITIPQCKDIGYNMTRMPNLMGHDDQKEAAIKLQEFATLIQFGCHSHLRFFLCSLYAPMCTEQVSNPIPACRVMCEQVKLKCSPILEHFNFPWPESLDCSRLPTKNDPNNLCMEAPNNGSDEPPKVSHTQPPDFRLQRPLSGQDLHPKDSGSKHMCSNPGKFHFVEKSESCAPKCYPKVDVYWSQGDKQFSLVWMAIWSILCFVSSAFTVLTFLIDPQRFKYPERPIIFLSMSYCVYSVGYLIRLFVGADRIACDRDNGVQYIIQEGLESTGCTIVFLILYYFGMASSLWWVILTLTWFLAAGKKWGHEAIEANSSYFHLAAWAIPAIKTIMILVMRKVAGDELTGVCYVGSMDVKALTGFVLIPLSCYLIIGTSFLLSGFVALFHIRKIMKTEGENTDKLEKLMVRIGVFSVLYTVPATCVIACYFYERLNMDYWRILAGEQKCSSSGLESDDCIMKASIPAVEIFMVKIFMLLVVGITSGMWIWTSKTLQSWQNVFSRKIKKRTRRKAASVFTSSRPYIKPHPSLKGHNTKYEPTRPPPTCV